A single genomic interval of Eleutherodactylus coqui strain aEleCoq1 chromosome 3, aEleCoq1.hap1, whole genome shotgun sequence harbors:
- the LOC136621726 gene encoding uncharacterized protein produces the protein MTPVILEEMVPYLSRYPDREKAELLFKGFRDGFHIPPPVHGVPFSLKNLRSALEYPEVVTEKLMKEVSLGRMAGPFEEPPVQDFVVSPLGVVPKKEPNKFRLIHHLSYPRGASVNDGIDPELCSVVYTSFDAALHWVRNYGRGALMAKADIESAFRLLPVTQESVRLLGCFWAGSYFADRCLPMGCSISCAYFEVFSSFLEWVVKDTAAVQSVIHYLDDFLCVGPGGSPVCANLLGTLQWVAKRFGVPLAPEKTEGPTTCLSFLGITIDSEAMECRLPEEKLRNLQEELGAARVAKKITLKGLQSLLGKLNFACRIMPMGRVFSRRLAAATAGIRAPHHFIRLGVSHKADLAVWSAFLEKYNGRSVIMGEVSSNVDWELYTDAAGSAGFGAYFQGRWCAGEWPEQWKQEGLVRNLATTIGNNSNSTITLWGNHFRDRKVRFHCDNMGVVQVINNLSASSPPVVNLLRQLVLEALSLNMWVVAVHVPGVENSIADALSRFQWERFRTLAPGAEKEGRKCPSRIWNVMVVQH, from the exons atgaccccagtgattctggaagagatggtaccGTACCTAAGTAGGTACCCGGATAGAGAGAAGGCAGAGTTACtgtttaagggttttagggatggttttcacatcCCACCTCCGGTtcatggggtccccttttcgttaaaaaattTACGTTCGGCGTTAGAATATCCGGAAGTGGTGACGGAGAAGCTAATGAAAGAGGTTAGCTTAgggcgcatggcggggccgtttgAAGAGCCACCCGTGCAAGACTTTGTGGTGTCACCTTTGGGAGTGGTACCgaagaaggagccgaataaatttcgGCTTATTCACCACTTATCGTACCCAAGGGGGGCGTCTGTAAACGACGGAATAGACCCCGAGCTATGCTCGGTGGTGTATACATCGTTTGATGCGGCGCTTCATTGGGTTCGGAACTATGGAAGGGGGGCAttgatggcaaaggctgacatagAGTCAGCCTTTCGCTTGCTGCCAGTAACACAAGAAAGTGTgaggttgttggggtgtttttgggcagggagttattttgcggatcgttgtttgcccatgggatgctcaatctcatgtgcatacttcgaagtgtttagttcgtttttagagtgggtggtgaaggacacggcggcagtgcagtcggtcattcattacctggatgattttctgtGCGTAGGGCCCGGGGGTTCGCCAGTTTGTGCGAACTTACTGGGAACCTTGCAATGGGTGGCCAAACGGTTCGGGGTGCCTCTGGCACCGGAAAAGACGGAGGGGCCCACAACTTGTTTAAGTTTTTTGGGCATCACCATTGACTCTGAGGCAATGGAGTGCCGAttaccagaagaaaaattaaGAAACTTGCAGGAGGAATTAGGTGCGGCGCGGGTGGCGAAGAAAATCACGCTCaaagggctgcagtcactgctgggcaagctgaattttgcctgcaggatcatgcccatgggccGGGTTTTCAGTAGACGGTTGGCGGCGGCAACAGCAGGGATTCGGGCCCCTCATCACTTTATCCGTTTGGGAGTTAGTCACAAGGCGGACCTGGCAGTCTGGTCCGCCTTTTTAGAGAAGTacaatggcaggtcggtaattatgggggaggtcagtagcaacgtggactgggagctctatacagatgcagcagggagcgCAGGCTTTGGGGCCTATTTTCAAGGTAGATGGTGTGCGGGGGAATGGCCGGAGCAGTGGAAGCAAGAAGGCTTAGTTCGGAACTTAGCCACTACTATTGGAAATAATTCCAATAGTACTATCACACTGTGGGGTAACCACTTCCGGGATAGAAAAGTGAGATTCCACTgtgacaatatgggggtggtgcaggtgattaACAACCTCTCTGCGTCATCCCCCCCGGTGGTTAACCTGCTGCGTCAGTTGGTGCTAGAGGCCTTGTCATTAAACATGTGGGTAGTAGCGGTACACGTTCCAGGTGTCGAGaactcaattgcggatgctctctctcgctttcagtgggagcggttccggacactggcgccgggtgcggagaaggaggggaggaagtgcccgtctcgaatctggaacgtg ATGGTCGTCCAGCATTAG